The genomic window GGAAAGTCAACGATCTTAGAATCTTTGGATTTGCTTTTAGGACCAGAACGCCTACGCAGTCCCGACGCAATTAACGAACACGATTTTTATCGTAGTAAGTATCTGGACGCCGAAAAGAAACCAATCGAGATCAAAATCGAATGCGTATTCATCGCCCTGACCAAAAGGGAAAAAACTACATTTTTTAGCCACCTTGAGTTTTGGAATAAAAATGAAAACCGACTACTCAGTTCCTCGGAAGTTTCACCAGAAGAAACCGATGAAGAAGCGATTGAGCCGGCTTTGAGGATAGCTTTCAGGGGGAGGTACGACCCCGAAGAAGATGAATTTATAGCCACAACGTATTTTTCACATCCGCCTGTTGAATCGCACGAAGAGCCTGAATTGGTTACCAGCAAGCATAAGCGTGAATTCGGTTTCTTGTTTTTGAGGTCATTGCGAACAGGCGCCCGAGCCCTCACGCTAGAAAGAGGGTCGTTATTGGATATCGTCCTCCAATTGAAAGAAGTGCGCCCAGGAACTTGGGAGCGCGTGCTCGACGTCTTAAGAAAGATTGGCCCGACTTTAGATCAAGACGCCGATTTTAGGTCAATATTGAATTCAATCGAGAATCAAGTCAATCACTACATTCCCATTAAACGGGCAGGCAAGGCGTCAGAGTTCCAAGTTACGAAATTGACACGGGAAAGCTTGCGAAAAACAGCGTCCCTTTTCGTGGCGTCGCGCACGAATGATACTTTGGTTCCTTTTCAAAATATCGGCCACGGTGCAGCGAATGTTTTTGTATTGGCACTGTTAACCTTCATTGCGGATCTTAAGGCTGAGAACGACCATAACGTTATTTTTGCGATGGAGGAGCCTGAAATTGCACTGCCCCCTTATACGCAGAGAAAGATCGTTGAACAGCTCAAGAAAAAAAGCAACCAATGCCTTTTTACAAGCCATTCCCCTTATGTCGCCGAATCGTTCATTCCTAATGATTTATTCGTGATTCAGCGAGATGGAACGGACACTCTCCGCGCTTCTCCTATCCCAGAAAATTCAACCATTAAACAAAAAACTCTCCATCGAGAATTTCGGATCCGATTTGCCGAAGGATTATTGAGTAAAGGAATTCTTGCCGTAGAGGGGCCTTCCGACCAGTCCGCTCTTGTCATTGCTTCAAGAAAAATGAGCGAGGCGGATCCGTCATATTCCTCGCCTGACGTGTTGGGAATTGCGGTAATTGAAGTCGGAGGCGACGGAAGCCTTCCCAAGTTCGGCTCTTTTTTTAAGTCTTTGGGAATAAAATCATTCGCCTTCTACGACAATCAGAAGGACGCAAATCATAAGCAGGAGATTCAATCAGCTTTTGATATCGCAAAGGACCATCAGTGTGCGGGAATTGAAGAATTAATTTGTGGAGAATTACCCCTGGGGGTTATCAATCAGTTTTTAACTGAGTGCCAAAGTTGGTCAGATTATCCCCAACATATTTCTATTCCTCAAGCGTCCTCGGAAGAAGAGAAAAGAAAACTTGTGACTGAAATTCTGAAGGCCAGGAAAGGGGCAGGATACACGGCGAGGTTGCTTGATCTCGTCCCCCCAGAAAATTTACCAACACAAATCTGTGAATTTCTAAAGGAAATTGAAACGTTTGTGAACAATTCCGAATCCGCTGCACCGGACGATTCTCCATTGGAGCTATGAAACTCTCTGCGGGACAGCAGCAAGTTATTGAAAGCAACAAGGATTTGCTGGTTTTGGGTAGCCCGGGCGCAGGAAAAACAACGGTGGGATTATTGAAGGCTCGCCATCGGGTAGCCAACGGTCTTGAAGATCATCAGAGAGTTCTTTTCTTGAGCTTTTCAAACAGTGCTGTTTATCAAATTCAAAATGCCGCCGATATTAGTTTATCGTTGCAAGATCGGAAAAAACTTCAAGTTCGCACCTTTCATTCGCTGTGTTTTGAATTACTGAAATGTTACGGCGGTCTCCTTGGGGCAAAACTTCCCATCGGTATTTTCCCGCCAGAAGATGAAAACATTAATGATAATCAAGATATGCGACGTGTTGCCAGAGAAACTGGGATGGTCACCTTTAATTTGCTAGTGGTCTTCGCCAAGGAACTGCTGGGGCGGTCCCGATCCATAGCTGAAGTTTTTAGACACAAATATCCACTGGTCATTGTGGACGAATTCCAGGACACCGATGACACGGAATGGGACTTGATTAACACCATGACACAAGGGGGCCAATTGGTCTGTTTGGCGGACCCACACCAACGCATCTACGATTTCCGTCCTGGTGTAACTGAAAAAAGAATCGAGATTCTTCGGCAGACAAGAAACCCCCACGTAATTGATCTTGCTGGGGATAATTTCAGAAGCCCCCAAAGCACCGTGTCACAGATCGCTTCTTATGTGCTTGATCCTTCGGTGCGGGTGACGATGAATGGAAACGTGCTTTTTAATACTTACCAGTATCAAAATCAATGTGGGGTTGTGTTGAAGAGGGCCGTGGTTGACCTGGAGAAAAAAATAGCGCAAGACAATGGTATTCCCAGGCCCTCGGTAGCGATAGTGGCCGCCAGCAATGATACCGTCCAGATAATCTCCGATTGGTTGTCTAAAAAAACACCAACGGCAAATTTCGTGTTACGTCATGATATTTTGGTGGATGACAATGCCTTAATGCATTCCTGGAAGACGCTGGCGCGCTTTATGGAATTTGCCGGTGGCGACGGGATAAATTCCAAGATAGCCGCTCTTATGCAAACAATGGCAGATTTCTATAAATACAGAAATTCGAAATCAGCTAATCAACAAGCCGATAAGCTACTTCGGTGGAGTTCAATGTTAAATACTGGGCAAATCCCGCGAGCTACCCAAACGCCCAAAAAAATAACGGACTGCTTGAATAAAATTGGCTCCATACCCTGGTCAGGCAATCCCACAGAAGATGTTGATAGAACATTGCAAGCCTTATCTCAATGCAAAGACAGCTATCTCTCGCCCATTACCCAGTACATCAGATTTAAGCCGCCGTGCCGGATGGGAGACAAGATTACTGGAAAAGTATCCGAGTTTTATAAGGATAATCGTGGCTATTTGGGCATGCTTGATCCTTTCAGGAGATGGTTAGTCCAAGATCGGATTGCGGACCGTTTCAAAAAACCTTTCGGCCGCATCCTTATGACCATGCATAAATGCAAGGGGCGCGAGTATGACGGTATGGTAATTTTTGATGGACTTTATGATCCTCACAGAATTACTCTCCGAGGAGATCGTCAGCCCTACTGGAACAGCCGTAGAGTTTTACGAGTGGCAATTTCACGAGCAAGGCATAAGGTAGCCGTGGTTTACCCAAAAAACAATCCTTCGCCTGTATTATCATTCTTATTGCCTCAAGCATCTTCGAATCTAGCAGTTGTCAATTAAAATGTGCGGACGCTATTCCCAAACCGCTGACATTGAGGAATTGGCGGATCATTTTTGTTTTGAAGATGAGAAGATAAATTTTAAACCCAGGTACAACATCGCTCCCGGCCAGGAAGCGCCCATCGTGATCTGGGAGGAAATCAAGCTTTGCAAGCATACTCGTTGGGGTCTTGTTCCCTTCTGGGCCAGGGAGGAGGCCGTCGGCTACAAGATGATCAATGCCCGGGCGGAAACGCTCACGCAGAAATCAACCTTCAAGAAGTCCTTTGAGCGTAAGCGCTGCTTGGTTTTGGCGGATGGTTTTTACGAATGGCGCAAGATCGACGGCATCAAGAGAAAAATTCCCATGCGAATTATGCTCAAAAACAAGGAGCCTTTCGCATTCGCCGGCCTTTGGGACGTCTGGAAGAAACCGGATGGCAGCGAGCTTCGTTCGTTCACGATAATCACCACCGAACCCAACGATTTTATGCGCCCCATCCACAATCGGATGCCGGTTATCTTGCGGCAAAAAGATGAGGAGATGTGGTTAGATCCGGACCTAAAAGATACCTCGAAACTTCTGCCATTGCTGGCACCTTATTCGTCGAAGGAAATGGGTGCGTACGAAGTCTCGACCATTGTGAATTCGCCGCAGAACGACGATCCACAGTGTATTGTTCCCGTGAAGGTATAAACGGCAATGAAATCCGGGGCGTCCTTGAGGCACCTCTTATCGCCCAGCACGCTCAATCTTTTCCGAGATTGCGCGCGCTGTTTTTGGATGGAGAAGGTCAAGAGCATTAAACGGCCTCGCGGCATTTTTCCATCCTTGCCAGGAGGCATGGATCGCGTGATCAAAATCTACATGGACGGCTTCCGCTTGAAGAACACTCTTCCCCAAGAATTCGCCAAGGGAAATTTTGACGGCATTGGCCTTTTCCCAGACCAAGCAAAGCTGGATAAGTGGCGCAACTGGAGGACTGGGCTAAGATACGAGGATCGGAAATCGGGTTCGGTGTTAAGCGGAGCCCTTGATGACCTGTTGGTCAAAGACGGCCTATATATACCCTTCGATTACAAGACAAAGGGGTCGCCGACCACCGAAGAGGCCGCAACGCTTTATTACCAAAACCAGATAGATTGCTACGCCCTGCTTCTAAAAGAAAACAGTCTACCGCCGGCCGATTTCGCTTACCTGCTTTACTATTCGCCCAAGACCGTAAAGGAAAACGGACAAGTTCATTTTG from Elusimicrobiota bacterium includes these protein-coding regions:
- a CDS encoding AAA family ATPase, with the protein product MIIRNFKIENFRGIYRADLNFTKHNLFVGPNSVGKSTILESLDLLLGPERLRSPDAINEHDFYRSKYLDAEKKPIEIKIECVFIALTKREKTTFFSHLEFWNKNENRLLSSSEVSPEETDEEAIEPALRIAFRGRYDPEEDEFIATTYFSHPPVESHEEPELVTSKHKREFGFLFLRSLRTGARALTLERGSLLDIVLQLKEVRPGTWERVLDVLRKIGPTLDQDADFRSILNSIENQVNHYIPIKRAGKASEFQVTKLTRESLRKTASLFVASRTNDTLVPFQNIGHGAANVFVLALLTFIADLKAENDHNVIFAMEEPEIALPPYTQRKIVEQLKKKSNQCLFTSHSPYVAESFIPNDLFVIQRDGTDTLRASPIPENSTIKQKTLHREFRIRFAEGLLSKGILAVEGPSDQSALVIASRKMSEADPSYSSPDVLGIAVIEVGGDGSLPKFGSFFKSLGIKSFAFYDNQKDANHKQEIQSAFDIAKDHQCAGIEELICGELPLGVINQFLTECQSWSDYPQHISIPQASSEEEKRKLVTEILKARKGAGYTARLLDLVPPENLPTQICEFLKEIETFVNNSESAAPDDSPLEL
- a CDS encoding ATP-dependent helicase; this encodes MKLSAGQQQVIESNKDLLVLGSPGAGKTTVGLLKARHRVANGLEDHQRVLFLSFSNSAVYQIQNAADISLSLQDRKKLQVRTFHSLCFELLKCYGGLLGAKLPIGIFPPEDENINDNQDMRRVARETGMVTFNLLVVFAKELLGRSRSIAEVFRHKYPLVIVDEFQDTDDTEWDLINTMTQGGQLVCLADPHQRIYDFRPGVTEKRIEILRQTRNPHVIDLAGDNFRSPQSTVSQIASYVLDPSVRVTMNGNVLFNTYQYQNQCGVVLKRAVVDLEKKIAQDNGIPRPSVAIVAASNDTVQIISDWLSKKTPTANFVLRHDILVDDNALMHSWKTLARFMEFAGGDGINSKIAALMQTMADFYKYRNSKSANQQADKLLRWSSMLNTGQIPRATQTPKKITDCLNKIGSIPWSGNPTEDVDRTLQALSQCKDSYLSPITQYIRFKPPCRMGDKITGKVSEFYKDNRGYLGMLDPFRRWLVQDRIADRFKKPFGRILMTMHKCKGREYDGMVIFDGLYDPHRITLRGDRQPYWNSRRVLRVAISRARHKVAVVYPKNNPSPVLSFLLPQASSNLAVVN
- a CDS encoding SOS response-associated peptidase, whose amino-acid sequence is MCGRYSQTADIEELADHFCFEDEKINFKPRYNIAPGQEAPIVIWEEIKLCKHTRWGLVPFWAREEAVGYKMINARAETLTQKSTFKKSFERKRCLVLADGFYEWRKIDGIKRKIPMRIMLKNKEPFAFAGLWDVWKKPDGSELRSFTIITTEPNDFMRPIHNRMPVILRQKDEEMWLDPDLKDTSKLLPLLAPYSSKEMGAYEVSTIVNSPQNDDPQCIVPVKV
- a CDS encoding PD-(D/E)XK nuclease family protein; this translates as MDRVIKIYMDGFRLKNTLPQEFAKGNFDGIGLFPDQAKLDKWRNWRTGLRYEDRKSGSVLSGALDDLLVKDGLYIPFDYKTKGSPTTEEAATLYYQNQIDCYALLLKENSLPPADFAYLLYYSPKTVKENGQVHFEIQPIRLSADPERARETFRAAIALLNQSEPSANHGCEYCSWFLKKT